Proteins from one Halovivax limisalsi genomic window:
- a CDS encoding DUF7550 family protein, translating into MTDETDPETADGSGASTDGVRDTSRETAPMSPYDSAAVGLGLLVLLVGLVVAFGVPLLGTL; encoded by the coding sequence ATGACGGACGAAACGGACCCTGAGACTGCAGACGGTTCGGGAGCCTCGACCGATGGAGTGCGAGACACGTCGCGCGAGACGGCGCCGATGAGCCCGTACGATAGCGCAGCCGTGGGGCTCGGCCTGCTGGTGTTGCTGGTGGGACTCGTCGTCGCGTTCGGCGTGCCGTTGCTCGGAACGCTGTAG
- a CDS encoding DUF7120 family protein: MPKVELTIPEHLEMQIAQMVERGEFVNREEAVEDLLSTGIKAYKTSGPQDEEEPGGFEDDGMMGHDDEYVF; this comes from the coding sequence ATGCCGAAAGTTGAGCTCACGATTCCGGAACATCTCGAGATGCAAATCGCGCAGATGGTCGAACGGGGCGAGTTCGTCAACCGAGAGGAGGCGGTCGAGGACCTCCTCTCGACGGGGATCAAAGCCTACAAGACGAGCGGCCCGCAGGACGAGGAGGAACCGGGCGGATTCGAAGACGACGGGATGATGGGCCACGACGACGAGTACGTCTTCTGA
- a CDS encoding sulfite oxidase-like oxidoreductase — translation MKDLTDLHRQYDGGRLPPGQRETTAFPVLSKGETPAVDRESWLLSVSGAVETPRTFSWEEFRSLPTETHRQDFHCVTGWSRFDCTFTGVPFRALADAVGVTDEAVHVMFAAADDYTTDIPLEDCLHEGVLFTWELDGEALPADHGGPVRVVTPHKYAYKGAKWVTGVEFLTESRPGYWEKRGYSETANPWREERYS, via the coding sequence ATGAAGGATCTCACCGATCTCCACCGTCAGTACGACGGGGGTCGGCTCCCGCCCGGACAGCGGGAGACGACGGCCTTTCCCGTCCTCAGCAAGGGTGAGACGCCGGCCGTCGACCGCGAGTCGTGGTTGCTGTCCGTGAGCGGTGCCGTCGAGACGCCCCGGACGTTCTCCTGGGAGGAGTTTCGCTCGCTGCCGACCGAGACCCATCGGCAGGACTTTCACTGCGTGACCGGCTGGAGCCGCTTCGACTGTACATTCACTGGGGTCCCGTTTCGGGCGCTCGCGGACGCGGTGGGCGTCACCGACGAGGCGGTCCACGTCATGTTCGCGGCGGCCGACGACTACACCACGGACATACCGCTCGAAGACTGCCTCCACGAGGGCGTGCTATTTACCTGGGAACTGGACGGCGAGGCGCTCCCCGCCGACCACGGCGGGCCGGTTCGGGTGGTCACGCCTCACAAGTACGCCTACAAGGGGGCAAAGTGGGTCACGGGCGTCGAATTTCTGACCGAGTCCCGGCCAGGCTACTGGGAGAAGCGGGGCTACTCGGAGACGGCCAACCCCTGGCGCGAGGAGCGATATAGTTAG
- a CDS encoding isochorismate synthase, translating to MERRLGGRAAPSSPGGTPTPLRSYSTALSVDPGTVGLTEDHGPRVCWRAPDGPTVYGFGAVRTLQASGPDRFESLRAQARAAFDGLAHDGPEIARPRAIGGLAFHADPPDEATSTVWGDVPRGTFRIPRVQLVTDEETYLTVTGSDDAVESRLATWRERLESNESHPVDADSPTIVGRARSTDRSEWRSQIESALSDIASTRLEKLVLALSVTLDLDRPIRLGATLDALSKRYPSCYRFAVDAPDGATFFGAPPERLVAVTGRAVETEALAGSVPRGETESADEAFTRQLRTSEKLDAEHDHVVAAIRRQLAERATSVTTGDRRVKRLATIQHLRTPISATLAEERHVLDLVEALHPTPAVGGVPQSLALETIRSIESFDRGWYAAPVGWFDADGDGEFAVAIRSALARDERVTLFAGNGIVAGSDPAAEWNEVELKFRPIREALR from the coding sequence ATGGAGCGACGCCTCGGTGGCCGAGCCGCACCGTCGAGCCCGGGTGGAACCCCGACGCCGTTACGAAGTTACAGCACGGCGCTGTCCGTCGACCCGGGAACGGTCGGGTTGACCGAAGATCACGGCCCCCGCGTCTGTTGGCGCGCGCCCGATGGTCCCACCGTCTACGGATTCGGCGCCGTCCGGACCCTGCAGGCGTCCGGTCCGGATCGGTTCGAGAGCCTCCGGGCGCAGGCGAGGGCCGCCTTCGATGGCCTCGCCCACGACGGGCCCGAGATCGCCAGACCCAGAGCGATCGGTGGGCTCGCGTTTCACGCCGACCCACCGGACGAAGCGACGTCGACCGTCTGGGGCGACGTGCCCCGCGGGACCTTTCGGATTCCGCGCGTCCAACTCGTCACCGACGAGGAGACCTACCTGACCGTCACGGGGAGCGACGACGCCGTCGAATCCCGACTGGCCACCTGGCGCGAGCGGCTGGAATCGAACGAATCGCACCCCGTCGACGCCGATAGCCCGACGATCGTCGGGCGGGCCCGATCGACCGACCGAAGCGAGTGGCGAAGCCAGATCGAGTCGGCGCTCTCGGACATCGCCTCGACGCGGCTCGAAAAACTCGTCCTCGCCCTCTCGGTGACCCTCGATCTGGATCGACCGATTCGTCTGGGGGCGACGCTCGACGCACTCTCGAAGCGGTACCCGTCGTGCTATCGATTCGCCGTCGACGCCCCTGACGGAGCGACGTTCTTCGGAGCACCGCCGGAGCGACTTGTTGCCGTCACCGGTCGCGCCGTCGAGACGGAGGCCCTCGCCGGCTCGGTTCCGCGGGGTGAGACGGAGTCGGCCGACGAAGCATTCACCCGGCAGCTGCGCACCAGCGAGAAGCTCGACGCCGAACACGACCACGTGGTCGCGGCGATCAGGCGCCAGCTCGCGGAACGGGCGACGTCCGTCACGACCGGCGATCGGCGGGTGAAGCGACTCGCGACGATCCAGCACTTACGGACGCCGATATCGGCCACCCTGGCTGAAGAACGCCACGTCCTCGACCTCGTCGAGGCGTTACACCCGACGCCCGCCGTCGGCGGCGTTCCGCAGTCGCTCGCACTCGAGACGATCCGCTCGATCGAGTCGTTCGACCGGGGCTGGTACGCGGCGCCGGTCGGCTGGTTCGACGCGGACGGCGACGGCGAGTTCGCGGTCGCGATCCGCTCCGCGCTCGCCCGCGACGAACGGGTGACGTTGTTCGCCGGCAACGGCATCGTCGCCGGCAGCGACCCGGCCGCCGAGTGGAACGAGGTCGAACTCAAGTTCCGTCCGATCCGCGAGGCGTTGCGATGA
- the menD gene encoding 2-succinyl-5-enolpyruvyl-6-hydroxy-3-cyclohexene-1-carboxylic-acid synthase: MSAPNRSTLWGRVLVEELVAGGLDAVCVAPGSRSTPLTVAFAAHPDVTVYSHLDERSTAYFALGRARRTGEPTAVVCTSGTALANIHPAVVEADRGRVPLLVLTADRPAELRDSGANQTIDQREFYGDAVRWSVDLPEPDVADRRVRSLRTTAARALVETGGTHSGPVHLNCPFSKPLEPTEVASDPGADADDPAGSGDPDRSIHAVPDDFDDRPAGRGRDGPFVSTADGETRATDAAREDLLAALESADRPLVVVGPADPSMHASDADWREQLVGVADSIGAPILADPLSDLRYGPWADSPVICTAYDGYVADVAFDPDVVIRFGAAPTSKRLAHALRDASCRQFLVDAAGGWREATFTATDLLVADPVHLIDSLSDDLAAGSGAGNEPAATADWTQTAWLDRFRRAETAAASVVEAATEPDRLDTTPFEGAIARTVLQGAPPDSTVFVSNSMPIRDADRFGGSRGTRLHVLGNRGASGIDGIVSAALGAGSVDDEHLTLLTGDLALYHDSNGLLAVERCEVDVTIVAVHNDGGGIFHMLPIEDHDPPFTDHFKTPHGLDFEPLADMYGLSYASVDPADVAASYRRAVESDGSHLLSVSIDGESSHRRREALAERVRERLRTDD, encoded by the coding sequence ATGAGCGCGCCGAACCGATCGACGCTGTGGGGCCGGGTGCTGGTCGAAGAACTCGTCGCCGGCGGCCTCGACGCGGTCTGTGTCGCCCCGGGCAGTCGGTCGACGCCGCTGACGGTCGCGTTCGCAGCACACCCCGACGTGACCGTCTACTCGCACCTGGACGAGCGATCGACGGCGTACTTCGCGCTGGGACGGGCGCGTCGAACGGGCGAGCCGACCGCGGTCGTCTGTACGTCCGGAACGGCGCTCGCGAACATCCACCCGGCCGTCGTCGAGGCCGACCGGGGGCGGGTTCCGCTGCTCGTCCTCACCGCGGATCGACCGGCCGAGTTGCGCGACAGCGGCGCAAACCAGACCATCGACCAGCGGGAGTTCTACGGCGACGCCGTTCGCTGGAGCGTCGACCTGCCCGAACCCGACGTCGCGGATCGGCGGGTTCGGAGCCTGCGAACGACGGCGGCTCGCGCGCTGGTCGAAACCGGCGGTACCCATTCCGGCCCCGTCCATCTCAACTGTCCGTTCTCGAAGCCGCTCGAACCGACCGAGGTGGCGTCGGACCCGGGGGCCGATGCGGACGATCCGGCGGGGTCTGGTGACCCGGATCGGTCGATCCACGCCGTTCCCGACGACTTCGACGACCGGCCGGCCGGTCGCGGTCGCGACGGGCCGTTCGTGTCGACGGCGGACGGCGAGACCCGCGCGACCGACGCGGCTCGCGAGGACCTGCTCGCCGCGCTCGAATCCGCCGATCGGCCACTCGTCGTCGTCGGGCCCGCCGATCCGTCGATGCACGCATCCGACGCGGACTGGCGGGAGCAACTCGTCGGCGTCGCCGACTCGATCGGGGCGCCGATCCTCGCGGACCCGCTGTCCGACCTGCGGTACGGCCCGTGGGCGGACTCGCCCGTGATCTGTACGGCCTACGACGGCTACGTCGCGGACGTCGCCTTCGACCCAGACGTGGTCATCCGATTCGGCGCGGCGCCGACCTCCAAACGGCTCGCGCACGCGCTCCGCGACGCGTCGTGTCGCCAGTTTCTCGTCGACGCGGCCGGCGGCTGGCGGGAGGCCACGTTCACCGCCACGGACCTGCTCGTCGCCGATCCGGTGCACCTGATCGACTCGCTGTCCGACGACCTGGCGGCCGGTTCCGGGGCCGGGAACGAACCGGCCGCCACCGCCGACTGGACCCAGACGGCGTGGCTCGACCGATTCCGTCGGGCAGAGACTGCGGCGGCGTCGGTCGTCGAGGCGGCGACCGAGCCCGATCGACTGGACACCACCCCGTTCGAAGGCGCCATTGCGCGAACCGTCCTCCAGGGGGCGCCGCCCGACTCGACGGTGTTCGTCTCGAACAGCATGCCGATCCGCGACGCCGATCGATTCGGCGGCTCGCGCGGGACGCGCCTGCACGTCCTCGGCAATCGCGGTGCCAGCGGGATCGACGGCATCGTCAGCGCCGCGCTCGGCGCCGGCAGCGTCGACGACGAGCACCTGACGCTGCTCACCGGCGACCTCGCCCTGTACCACGACTCGAACGGGCTGCTCGCCGTCGAGCGCTGCGAGGTCGACGTCACGATCGTCGCCGTCCACAACGACGGCGGCGGGATCTTCCACATGCTTCCGATCGAGGATCACGACCCGCCGTTCACCGATCACTTCAAGACGCCCCACGGCCTCGACTTCGAGCCGCTCGCGGACATGTACGGGCTGTCGTACGCGTCGGTCGACCCGGCCGACGTCGCGGCGAGCTACCGACGCGCCGTGGAATCGGACGGGTCGCACCTCCTCTCGGTTTCGATCGACGGCGAATCCAGTCACCGTCGTCGGGAGGCACTCGCCGAACGCGTGCGTGAGCGGCTTCGAACCGACGACTGA
- a CDS encoding J domain-containing protein — MGETYYDVLGVDPDASADRIEAAYRERVLETHPDRNDDPDAAEAFKRVCDAEAVLGDPAERARYDRLGHEAYCRLGSVVEDSNAPDEGADPESDSESQPATDEDISAGGSATASDRSDEQEPSSTASSRTDGARGADARRNRDDGRRGRSHHARQRARRRRRSARYVREAFGDGGGHGSGEGGTKPDATAANGDGDDTTTHRRTRRSRSDRRAGETRSGGRASAGHAGTGARAAPAGGASAASTARASDYAVHGWTDEVELTPSYRELNGQAIVTIGFLAQLYPVFVAASITPAFPLVVNATVAGCTLLLVGYLLTVPRIAIGVFGVWSVVVPLGLSTHGPVAPTSGLGLLALGACWTPLGYAVAVWWVLRP; from the coding sequence ATGGGAGAGACGTACTACGACGTGCTCGGGGTCGACCCGGACGCGAGCGCGGACCGGATCGAGGCGGCCTACCGCGAGCGCGTTCTCGAAACCCATCCGGACCGGAACGACGATCCCGACGCCGCCGAGGCGTTCAAGCGCGTCTGCGACGCCGAAGCCGTCCTCGGCGACCCGGCCGAGCGCGCCCGGTACGACCGGCTCGGCCACGAGGCCTACTGCCGGCTCGGGTCGGTCGTCGAGGACTCGAACGCGCCCGACGAGGGCGCAGACCCAGAGTCCGATTCCGAATCACAGCCGGCGACCGACGAGGACATTTCGGCGGGCGGATCCGCGACCGCATCGGACCGATCCGACGAACAGGAACCCAGCTCGACTGCGTCCAGCAGGACGGACGGAGCACGCGGAGCGGACGCCCGCCGGAACCGGGACGACGGACGACGCGGTCGAAGCCACCACGCCAGGCAGCGCGCACGACGACGGCGACGCTCGGCCCGGTACGTTCGGGAGGCGTTCGGCGACGGAGGGGGCCACGGATCGGGGGAGGGCGGAACGAAGCCGGATGCGACCGCGGCGAACGGGGACGGAGACGACACGACGACCCACCGGCGGACGCGGAGATCGAGATCCGACCGGCGGGCCGGCGAAACGCGATCCGGCGGCCGAGCGAGCGCCGGACACGCTGGTACGGGGGCGAGAGCCGCTCCTGCCGGTGGGGCCAGCGCCGCCTCGACCGCGCGAGCCAGCGATTACGCCGTCCACGGCTGGACGGACGAGGTCGAACTGACCCCATCCTACCGGGAGCTGAACGGCCAGGCGATCGTCACGATCGGCTTCCTGGCCCAGCTCTACCCGGTGTTCGTCGCCGCGTCGATCACCCCGGCGTTTCCGCTCGTGGTGAACGCGACCGTCGCGGGGTGTACGCTCCTCCTCGTCGGCTACCTGCTAACGGTTCCTCGGATCGCCATCGGGGTGTTCGGGGTCTGGAGCGTCGTCGTGCCGCTCGGCCTCTCGACGCACGGGCCGGTCGCCCCCACGTCGGGGCTCGGACTGCTCGCGCTCGGCGCCTGCTGGACGCCGCTCGGCTACGCCGTGGCCGTCTGGTGGGTGCTGCGGCCGTGA
- a CDS encoding 1,4-dihydroxy-2-naphthoyl-CoA synthase: protein MVSELFDEDRWTPIESVDFEDLTYHRAVDSGTVRIAFDRPEVRNAFRPRTVDELSAALDHAKRQTDVGCVLLTGNGPSPKDGGWAFCSGGDQRIRGEAGYEYEGEEPEAAESGRLHILEVQRQIRHIPKVVVCVVPGWAVGGGHSLHVVCDMTLASRQHAKFLQTDPDVASYDAGFGSAYLAKQIGQKKAREVFFLGTTYDAEEAAEMGMVNETVPHEELEAVALEWAERINGKSPTAMRMLKYAFNMTDDGMVGQQVFAGEATRLGYMTEEATEGREAFLEGREPDFEDFPWHY from the coding sequence ATGGTATCGGAACTGTTCGACGAGGACCGGTGGACGCCGATCGAATCGGTCGACTTCGAGGACCTGACCTACCACCGCGCGGTCGACTCGGGGACGGTCAGGATCGCCTTCGACCGCCCCGAGGTGCGAAACGCGTTCCGACCGCGAACCGTCGACGAACTCTCGGCCGCCCTGGACCACGCGAAGCGCCAGACCGACGTCGGCTGCGTGCTGCTGACGGGCAACGGACCCTCGCCGAAAGACGGCGGCTGGGCGTTCTGTTCCGGCGGCGATCAGCGAATCCGCGGCGAGGCGGGCTACGAGTACGAGGGCGAGGAACCGGAGGCGGCCGAGAGCGGTCGCCTGCACATCCTCGAGGTCCAGCGCCAGATCCGCCACATCCCGAAGGTCGTCGTCTGCGTGGTGCCGGGCTGGGCGGTCGGCGGCGGTCACTCGTTGCACGTCGTCTGCGACATGACCCTCGCCTCGCGCCAGCACGCGAAGTTCCTCCAGACCGATCCCGACGTGGCCAGTTACGACGCCGGCTTCGGCTCGGCCTACCTCGCCAAGCAGATCGGCCAGAAGAAGGCCCGCGAGGTGTTCTTCCTCGGGACGACCTACGACGCCGAAGAAGCGGCGGAGATGGGGATGGTCAACGAGACCGTCCCGCACGAGGAGCTCGAGGCCGTCGCCCTCGAGTGGGCCGAGCGAATCAACGGAAAGAGCCCGACGGCGATGCGGATGCTGAAGTACGCGTTCAACATGACCGACGACGGAATGGTCGGCCAGCAGGTCTTCGCCGGCGAGGCGACCAGGCTGGGCTACATGACCGAGGAGGCGACGGAAGGCCGCGAGGCCTTTCTCGAGGGGCGCGAGCCCGATTTCGAGGACTTCCCCTGGCACTACTGA
- a CDS encoding 1,4-dihydroxy-2-naphthoate polyprenyltransferase has protein sequence MTTAEVNVSRFRAWVMAARPQTLPAAVAPVLVGTGLALHEHVFDARAALVAMAGAALIQIGTNFANDYYDARRGADTDEREGFTRVTQAGLIPARRVKFAMLTTFALAILTGTYLVYVGGLPVVVIGLASVFAGWAYTGGPYPLGYHGLGEVFVFVFFGLVAVAGTFYVQAAATLAGPLPTTIPNGTITAESLVAGLPVACLSSAILVVNNLRDIETDAAAGKRTLAVRLGERKTEYEYVLLIAAAYAVPFWFWQFSTAFSAWVLAPLVTIPHAALLARYVREMDGVDLNWALERTGLLTALYAVTFAGGMIFA, from the coding sequence ATGACGACGGCCGAGGTGAACGTCTCCCGATTCCGTGCGTGGGTGATGGCCGCCCGACCGCAAACGCTGCCGGCGGCGGTGGCGCCGGTGCTCGTCGGGACCGGCCTCGCCCTGCACGAACACGTCTTCGACGCGCGGGCCGCGCTCGTCGCGATGGCGGGCGCGGCGCTCATCCAGATCGGCACCAACTTCGCGAACGACTACTACGACGCCCGTCGCGGCGCGGACACCGACGAGCGCGAGGGCTTCACCCGCGTCACGCAGGCCGGACTGATCCCGGCCCGCCGGGTCAAGTTCGCCATGCTCACCACCTTCGCGCTCGCCATCCTCACCGGGACGTACCTGGTCTACGTCGGGGGACTCCCCGTCGTCGTGATCGGGCTCGCGAGCGTGTTCGCCGGGTGGGCCTACACCGGCGGTCCGTATCCCCTCGGTTACCACGGCCTCGGCGAGGTCTTCGTCTTCGTCTTCTTCGGCCTCGTCGCGGTCGCGGGGACATTCTACGTGCAGGCAGCGGCGACGCTCGCCGGTCCGCTCCCCACGACGATCCCGAACGGAACGATCACGGCCGAATCGCTCGTCGCGGGTCTTCCGGTGGCCTGTCTGAGTTCGGCGATCCTCGTGGTGAACAACCTGCGGGACATCGAGACCGACGCCGCGGCCGGCAAGCGAACGCTCGCGGTGCGCCTCGGCGAGCGCAAGACCGAGTACGAGTACGTCCTGTTGATCGCCGCCGCGTACGCGGTTCCGTTCTGGTTCTGGCAGTTTTCCACCGCCTTCTCTGCCTGGGTGCTCGCGCCGCTGGTGACGATCCCCCACGCGGCGTTGCTCGCCCGGTACGTCCGGGAGATGGACGGCGTCGACCTGAACTGGGCGTTAGAACGGACCGGACTGTTGACCGCTCTCTACGCCGTCACCTTCGCCGGAGGGATGATCTTCGCGTGA
- a CDS encoding o-succinylbenzoate synthase, protein MSLSFDYRRFSCPLVEPMRTADGAIESREGFLIRISDGTHVGYGEASPLPGWTESIDDCEAALEAASEASENGRSALIDATDHTSAARHGVSLAVADLAATIDAQPLYRDLGALERVPRVPVNATIGDGSPAATAEAAADAVDRGFGCCKVKVGVRSTEADLERVRRVRETVGDEVDLRVDANGAWTFEEAERVVAALADLDVSILEQPLPAGALGGHAELRGNGVAIAVDEGILEHGVDAILDAKAADVFVFKPMALGGVDVARQLAAWVAEDNRGVIVTTTYDAVVARTAAVHLAAAIPDVLPSGLATASMLERDLGPDPVFFDHGNAVIPQAKGLGVEDVWDEP, encoded by the coding sequence GTGAGCCTCTCCTTCGACTACCGCCGCTTTTCCTGTCCGCTGGTCGAACCGATGCGGACGGCCGACGGCGCGATCGAGTCGCGCGAGGGGTTCCTGATCCGCATCTCCGACGGGACCCACGTCGGCTACGGCGAGGCGTCTCCGCTCCCCGGCTGGACCGAGTCGATCGACGACTGCGAGGCGGCCCTGGAGGCCGCGAGCGAGGCGAGCGAGAACGGGCGCTCGGCGCTGATCGACGCGACTGATCACACCTCGGCCGCCCGCCACGGCGTCTCCCTCGCCGTCGCGGACCTCGCCGCGACCATCGACGCCCAGCCGCTGTACCGCGACCTCGGCGCCCTCGAGCGCGTCCCTCGCGTCCCGGTCAACGCCACGATCGGCGACGGATCGCCGGCGGCGACCGCCGAGGCCGCGGCCGACGCCGTCGATCGCGGCTTCGGCTGCTGCAAGGTCAAAGTCGGCGTGCGGTCGACCGAGGCCGACCTCGAACGGGTTCGCCGGGTGCGCGAGACCGTCGGCGACGAGGTCGATCTTCGCGTCGACGCCAACGGCGCCTGGACGTTCGAGGAGGCCGAGCGGGTCGTCGCCGCGCTGGCGGACCTCGACGTCTCGATCCTCGAACAGCCGTTGCCCGCCGGCGCGCTCGGCGGGCACGCCGAACTCCGGGGCAACGGGGTGGCCATCGCCGTCGACGAGGGCATCCTCGAACACGGCGTCGACGCGATTCTGGACGCCAAGGCGGCCGACGTCTTCGTCTTCAAGCCGATGGCGCTGGGCGGCGTCGACGTCGCCAGACAGCTCGCCGCCTGGGTGGCCGAGGATAATCGGGGCGTGATCGTGACGACGACGTACGACGCCGTCGTGGCGCGAACGGCCGCGGTCCACCTCGCGGCGGCGATCCCCGACGTGTTGCCCTCGGGCCTCGCGACGGCGTCGATGCTCGAGCGGGACCTCGGCCCCGACCCCGTCTTCTTCGACCACGGGAACGCGGTCATCCCCCAGGCGAAAGGGCTCGGCGTCGAGGACGTCTGGGACGAGCCATGA
- a CDS encoding class I adenylate-forming enzyme family protein, with the protein MIGPTEPASDLLSRRVETTPDRLALVDPDRETRLTYRELDRLVDPIAAGIDAVATDSLAVVLHPGESFVRVAVAAMRAGVTLVPLSPDESAAELEPAFDRVDPAAIVCEAATEATAAALADASDRLRPYRLGPSPSDSVPALPGIDADRSGTDSSRSERDGFTPATLDPDWVQLVTFTSGTSGRPKGVRLTRSNLESSAVASAFRLGIDRDDRWLVPLPMHHMGGYAPIVRCALYGSTLVTLDSSDPTRIARALAETDATGVSLVPTLLRRLLAIDWTPPDHLRFVLVGGASTPPSLVERALDAGVPVYPSYGATEASSQIATATPDQVEAQPDTVGQPLYDTRVRIVDDTGDPVATGETGEILVRGPTIAPGYLDQGHTDRAFADGWYRTGDLGRRDEDGYLRVTGRRSDRIVTGGETVDPAAIRRVLLDHPDVADAAVVGLPDEEWGEIVGAAVVPSDGDAREIELAVESHCRDRLASHRRPRRIAVVSDFPRTPSGTVDRDALRERFGADE; encoded by the coding sequence ATGATCGGCCCGACGGAGCCGGCGTCGGATCTCCTCTCCCGTCGCGTCGAGACGACGCCCGACCGCCTCGCACTGGTCGACCCGGACCGCGAGACGAGACTGACCTACCGGGAACTCGACCGTCTCGTCGACCCGATCGCCGCGGGTATCGACGCCGTTGCGACCGACTCCCTCGCGGTCGTCCTCCATCCAGGGGAATCCTTCGTCCGGGTGGCCGTCGCCGCGATGCGCGCCGGCGTGACGCTCGTTCCGCTCTCGCCGGACGAGTCCGCGGCGGAACTCGAACCAGCGTTCGATCGCGTCGACCCGGCGGCGATCGTCTGCGAGGCGGCCACCGAGGCGACGGCGGCGGCACTCGCAGACGCGTCGGATCGACTCCGCCCGTATCGGCTCGGTCCATCCCCATCGGATTCCGTCCCGGCGCTTCCCGGGATCGATGCGGATCGGTCAGGTACCGACTCGTCCCGTTCCGAACGGGATGGGTTCACGCCGGCGACGCTCGACCCGGACTGGGTCCAGCTCGTCACCTTCACGTCCGGCACGTCCGGTCGACCGAAAGGTGTCAGACTCACCCGGTCGAACCTGGAATCGAGCGCCGTCGCCTCGGCGTTTCGCCTCGGGATCGATCGGGACGACCGCTGGCTCGTCCCGCTCCCGATGCACCACATGGGCGGCTACGCGCCCATCGTCCGGTGTGCGCTGTACGGGTCGACCCTCGTCACACTCGATTCGTCCGACCCGACGCGAATCGCACGGGCCCTCGCGGAAACCGACGCCACCGGGGTCTCGCTGGTGCCGACGCTGCTCCGTCGGCTCCTCGCTATCGACTGGACGCCGCCCGACCACCTCCGTTTCGTCCTCGTCGGGGGCGCGTCGACGCCGCCGTCGCTCGTCGAGCGGGCCCTCGACGCCGGCGTTCCGGTGTACCCGTCCTACGGGGCGACCGAAGCCAGTTCGCAGATCGCGACGGCGACGCCCGACCAGGTCGAGGCGCAACCGGACACGGTCGGCCAGCCGCTGTACGACACGCGCGTTCGCATCGTCGACGACACCGGTGACCCGGTCGCGACGGGTGAGACCGGCGAGATTCTCGTCCGCGGGCCCACGATCGCGCCCGGCTACCTCGATCAGGGCCACACCGATCGCGCGTTCGCGGACGGCTGGTATCGGACGGGCGATCTCGGCCGCCGCGACGAAGACGGCTACCTGCGGGTGACGGGCCGGCGCAGTGATCGCATCGTCACCGGCGGCGAGACAGTCGACCCCGCCGCGATCCGGCGCGTCCTGCTCGACCACCCGGACGTCGCGGACGCCGCCGTCGTCGGCCTCCCCGACGAGGAGTGGGGTGAAATCGTCGGTGCCGCCGTCGTTCCGAGCGACGGCGACGCCCGGGAAATCGAACTAGCCGTCGAGTCCCACTGTCGCGACCGGCTCGCGTCCCACCGTCGGCCCCGGCGAATCGCCGTCGTTTCGGACTTTCCCCGAACGCCCTCCGGGACGGTCGATCGCGACGCGCTCCGCGAGCGGTTCGGCGCCGACGAGTGA
- a CDS encoding NRDE family protein, which produces MCTLALAWQVFPDAPVVVAANRDEALDRPADPPGRFADDPRVVAPRDRDAGGTWIGINERDVLVAITNRWTDATLAGERSRGLLVADALSRRTASAAATAVDSACASDEYGGFYLVIADASDAYVLGWNGRLDRRQLDPGVHVVTNVGPVDAPVLPSSRVGPARKQLDQGRRVRDALGSEVDGGSDSADTGSESAPRTSDRGDRSAGDVDAWLDRAEAVLSDHAYGVCRHGDGFGTRSSSLIALGERPHYRYAPGPPCRTAFEPVDLESHI; this is translated from the coding sequence GTGTGCACGCTCGCTCTCGCCTGGCAAGTGTTTCCGGACGCGCCGGTGGTCGTCGCGGCCAATCGCGACGAGGCGCTCGACCGACCGGCCGATCCGCCGGGCCGTTTCGCGGACGACCCGCGCGTCGTCGCCCCGCGCGACCGAGACGCCGGTGGCACCTGGATCGGGATCAACGAACGCGACGTGCTCGTCGCGATCACCAACCGATGGACGGACGCCACGCTCGCGGGGGAGCGTTCCAGGGGCTTGCTCGTCGCCGATGCCCTGTCGAGGCGCACCGCATCCGCGGCCGCAACCGCCGTCGATTCCGCCTGCGCGTCGGACGAGTACGGCGGCTTCTACCTCGTCATCGCGGACGCGAGCGACGCCTACGTACTCGGCTGGAACGGGCGACTCGACCGTCGCCAGCTCGACCCCGGCGTCCACGTCGTGACGAACGTGGGGCCCGTCGACGCACCGGTGCTTCCATCGAGTCGCGTCGGCCCTGCACGCAAGCAGCTCGATCAGGGCCGCCGCGTGCGGGACGCACTCGGATCCGAGGTAGACGGGGGCTCGGACTCGGCGGATACAGGCTCGGAATCGGCCCCGCGGACATCCGACCGCGGGGACCGGTCTGCCGGCGACGTCGACGCCTGGCTCGATCGGGCCGAAGCAGTCCTCTCGGATCACGCGTACGGCGTCTGTCGCCACGGAGACGGTTTCGGCACGCGCTCGTCGTCGCTGATCGCCCTGGGCGAGCGTCCGCATTACCGATACGCGCCGGGGCCGCCGTGTCGGACCGCGTTCGAACCGGTCGACCTCGAAAGCCACATTTAA